The proteins below are encoded in one region of Halalkalicoccus jeotgali B3:
- a CDS encoding class I SAM-dependent methyltransferase — protein MNPNDVKRQWAERSGEYSPEYYAYYGPDEASELLRRTLASYFGSDPAILELGCSSGRHLAHLHEHGFSDLSGVEINDEAVAVMERTYPELADDATVYVDAIEDVLAGFEDDRFDAVYSVETLQHIHPDNAWVFEDVTRVASDLLLTVENEGDGEESVNYVRDEFPLYYRDWRAVFAEFDCREVESERLKRDTFRAFRPA, from the coding sequence CGCCAGTGGGCCGAGCGCTCGGGCGAGTATTCCCCCGAGTACTACGCCTACTACGGGCCCGACGAGGCGAGCGAACTGCTCCGGCGCACGCTCGCTTCGTACTTCGGATCGGACCCGGCGATCCTCGAACTCGGCTGTAGTTCGGGTCGCCACCTCGCACATCTCCACGAACACGGCTTTTCGGACCTCTCGGGCGTCGAGATCAACGACGAGGCCGTCGCCGTGATGGAGCGGACCTACCCCGAACTGGCCGACGACGCGACCGTGTACGTCGACGCCATCGAGGACGTCCTCGCCGGCTTCGAGGACGACCGGTTCGACGCCGTCTACTCGGTCGAGACCCTCCAACACATCCACCCGGACAACGCGTGGGTGTTCGAGGACGTGACACGCGTCGCGAGCGACCTGCTACTTACGGTCGAAAACGAGGGCGACGGGGAGGAGTCGGTGAACTACGTCCGCGACGAGTTCCCGCTGTACTACCGCGACTGGCGCGCCGTCTTCGCCGAGTTCGACTGTCGAGAGGTCGAGTCCGAACGCCTGAAACGTGACACGTTTCGAGCGTTTCGACCGGCGTAG